A window of Marinobacter sp. F4206 genomic DNA:
TGGGCGTGTACAGCATGCCGAAGCGGGCGAAATCCCGCAGATTGCTTGAGACCAATCCATGCGCGGCCGCAATCCCGTCGGGCGTCAGGTGAAATTGTAGCGCAGACTCTGCGCCCACTTTCGACCAGACTCTTCGATCAAACATCTGCGGCCAGCGCTCACCCTCCACGGCCTCGGCAAGTAATACCAGCACTTGCGTGAGACCGGACGCATACTCAAACGCCTGTCCGGGTTTGCTCTTCGCCTTGGTGCTTTTAAGCACGTCCGCTAACAGCTCGACCCCCCGGTTGACATTTGAAAAGCCGAGTTCCGCCTCGTACACCCGCCTGGCGACGTTATCGGGATCGAACCGGGATTCGGTTGTATCCTCAAGATCCATGCCGGTGGCCATATCAAGGACGTCCCGCGTGGTGATGCCATCCCAGTCGGTGTTCTTGAACTCGGTCAGGTAGGTGGTGATAGGCTGGTTTTCATCGATCTTGCCTTCGCTGATGAGCATATCAACGATCAGTCCGGCCGTCGGCTTGGCACAGGACATCCACAGATGGGCGTCTTCCGGATTCATCCGCGGATACTGTTCGTACACGATCTCGCCCTTGTGAACGACGAGGTAGCCTTGAGCGTAAAGATCGGATCTCGCGAGAAACTGATCGAGTGTCATTTCTCCGTCATTGATGGTTTCGGCTTTGATTGAGCCGATCTCCGGCATCGGGCGACTGCCTAAAGGCATCACCGGCTGACGTGATGGCAACACGGCGGTATTCATGAATTCCGAGGTCCGCATGTTGAAATAAGCGGATACGTCGCCCCCTGAAAACAATTCATTGTAGCCCGCAGCACGGGTTTGCTTCTCAAGCTCCATTGGAAACCCGTGCCGGAACTTTTCAAGCGGTGTTCTTTCTGGCGTGGCGGCAGACTGTTGCATGGCAAGACTCCTTATGCTGGATTTTGGAGGCCCCTGGATACTTTCGACTGGCACGTTGCTTCTTCTTTTAGGTTCGGGGGCGATTACCGAGCGCACATTGCGCACTGAGGGCAGAGCACTCAGTGATCGAACAGACCCGAAGTGGCGATAGGGCGCGCGAAGCGATGGGTTGAATGGTCGTCGTTGTTGACACTGAAGTAGACGATCACCAAATCCCGCGCTGGTGACACGTAGAGCCCCTGTGTCATGAGGCCGCCTTTCCAGAGGTCACCGTCTGGCCATACAAGGTCCCACTGGCGACTGTTGGCAATAAAGTTGTCCGTTCCGTGATAATCAGCGAACACCGGGCCGTCGAACCCGGCCATGATAAAATCATGGGTTCTGACCTCACTGCGAATACGCGCCAGGATCTCGTCAGAAACCACTTTTTCGACCGCAATTTTGTTCCAGCTGGGCGTGTACAGCATGCCGAAGCGGGCGAAATCCCGCAGATTGCTTGAGACCAATCCATGCGCGGCCGCAATCCCGTCGGGCGTCAGGTGAAATTGTAGCGCAGACTCTGCGCCCACTTTCGACCAGACTCTTCGATCAAACATCTGCGGCCAGCGCTCACCCTCCACGGCCTCGGCAAGTAATACCAGCACTTGCGTGAGACCGGACGCATACTCAAACGCCTGTCCGGGTTTGCTCTTCGCCTTGGTGCTTTTAAGCACGTCCGCTAACAGCTCGACCCCCCGGTTGACATTTGAAAAGCCGAGTTCCGCCTCGTACACCCGCCTGGCGACGTTATCGGGATCGAACCGGGATTCGGTTGTATCCTCAAGATCCATGCCGGTGGCCATATCAAGGACGTCCCGCGTGGTGATGCCATCCCAGTCGGTGTTCTTGAACTCGGTCAGGTAGGTGGTGATAGGCTGGTTTTCATCGATCTTGCCTTCGCTGATGAGCATATCAACGATCAGTCCGGCCGTCGGCTTGGCACAGGACATCCACAGATGGGCGTCTTCCGGATTCATCCGCGGATACTGTTCGTACACGATCTCGCCCTTGTGAACGACGAGGTAGCCTTGAGCGTAAAGATCGGATCTCGCGAGAAACTGATCGAGTGTCATTTCTCCGTCATTGATGGTTTCGGCTTTGATTGAGCCGATCTCCGGCATCGGGCGACTGCCTAAAGGCATCACCGGCTGACGTGATGGCAACACGGCGGTATTCATGAATTCCGATGCGCGCATGTTGAAATAGGCGGACACATCACCGCCTGCGAACAATCCCATGTAACCGGCTGCGCGGGTCTGGTTTTCAAGTTTGGAAGGGAAACCGTTCTGGAATTCTTCGAGAAGCGTTCTTTCTTGCGTGGCAGTTGTCTGTTGCATGACTCGCTCCCTCAGGCTTGCTGAACAGAGCCCGCAATGGCAAAAAAGATCCAACCGCTCAGGATCAAATGCACACCAACCAGCGTACCTACAGCCCAAACGCCTGATAGCGGGAACTGCATCCAGATCATCAGGCCAAGTATGAAGGTGATAACGCCGCTAAAAAACAACCATCCCCATCCGGTCGCAGGCCTTGCCGAGAACGCCCATATGGCTTCCATTGCGCCGGTTACCAAAAAATATCCCGCGAGAATCAGGGTCAACACGCCCAGTGATGAAGCGGGGCTGAACGTCAGGTAACAGCCAACGATAAAAGCAATTGCCCCTAATATCGAAGGCATCAGATTGTCCCGGAAAGATCTGGCCAGGAATACCGCAATAAGTTGTGCGATGCCGCCAACAAGTAAGAAAATTCCGACGATCCAGGTAATCGACAGGCCTACCGCGAAGGGCGCCAGCAAACAAAGAATGCCGGCAACCACGAGACAAATTCCTATTAATTTTGCCTTCTTGATATCCTGGTTAATTGAATTGATGAGTGTCATGGTCCATGTCTCCGTGCCTTGTGGAGGAAGCGACAGTCGCTCAGACGTTTCGGATATGCCTTCCCCCAACAGCCGGAAGTAGTTTCTGGACTGCAGTTTTTTCATCACGTCAATCTGGACAAAAAGACTAGTATAAACTTAGCAGTGAACGCCTGATTTGAGTAGGGCACTCATTAGAACATGAGGGTATATATAGCCCTTCGAACCGTTCTTTAACTTTTGGCGCTCGTCTGGACAAAAGCGAGCACCGAGAAAAAACGGCATAAAGTGGCCACCATAGCCTATGCTTATGAGTCCTGGCAGCTGGCTCGGGGGTACACCACGTGGGAAAATTAAAGCGCCTCGGCGTTGCCAATGACATGTTAGCCATAAGCAAAGCTAAGGGCCTTGCTTTGCGCCGGGTTGTGCCGCTGGAAGACCACGCTGAAGTCGAAGGGATCAAGCACCGTCCTGACCCCATCGCGATTCTCATCGGGCAAGACCAGATGAGAGTTCAGCAACTCGTCCCCATCCGTCACGGTCGGATGCGGGTTTCACCCTTTGCCTTCTATCGTGGTGCCGCAGCAATTATGGCATCTGATCTTTCGCGGGGCGTGTCCACTAATATCTGCGTTCAGTTGGGCGGAGACGCCCATTTGGCAAACTTTGGGCTTTTCAATGGTGCTGATCGTCGGTTGGTATTTGATGTGAACGACTTCGACGAGACGGCGCCAGGGCCTTTCGAGTGGGACCTGAAGCGTTTGGCGACCAGCGTTACGATCGCGGCTCAGGGCCTGAACCTGCCAATCAAGAAAATCGGCTCGGCGACCCGGGCAGCTGTACGAGGGTATCGCGAGACAATGGGGCAGGCCATATTGATAAGCCCTCTGGACCTGCACTATTTTCGCTTGGAGGTTGATTCGCTCCTCAATGAGGTCGGCCACAAGGAGCAGAAACAGGCGAAGAAAACCATCGCCAAGGCATCGAGGAAGACCAGCCTGCGCGCCTTAGACAAGCTAACCGAGGTTGTAAACGGACAGCGCCGGATCGTCGCTGATCCGCCGGTTATTGTAAGGATTGACGATAGCCTCGAGTCAATCGGACGCGAACGACTTGAAGAATTTTTCGACGCCTACCTGGCCACCTTGGCACCTCATCGGGCCGCGGTCATCCGTCGCTATCGGTTTGTCGACATGGCGCACAAAATTGTTGGCGTTGGCAGCGTCGGAACACGTTGTTTTATTCTGTTGCTCGAGTCAGATCAGGGTGAACCTCTCTTCATGCAGTTCAAAGAGGCCACACAGTCGGTACTCGAGCCCTATGTAGGTGATGCCGGGTTCGCCCAAGCTGGGGAACGAGTGGTGCGTGGGCAGCGATTGATGCAGTCGACCGGCGACATTCTTCTGGGGTGGTCTAGCTATAAGCGCGAAAATGGCTCCAGGGCTGACTTCTACATCCGACAGTTGTGGGACGGCAAAGGCTCCGCAAATATCGATAGCATGACGTCAGATGAGCTGAAGCGTTATGCGAGTCACTGCGGAAAGGCTTTGGCACTGGCCCATGCCCGAACCGGTGACGCCGCCATGATCAGCGGCTACCTTGGTGACGATGAAACCGCGGACTATGTTCTCGCCGATTTCGCTGATCGGTACGCTGACTTGAATGTTGCCGACCATGCAGACCATGAACGTGCGATCGATACTGGCCGACTTTCTGCTAAAAGCGACTGTTGAGGGAGCCTGGCTTTTCCCGGCGATGGGTCGAGAACTTCAATGTCCGGAATCACTTCGTTTGGTTCTTTTTCCCTTGATTCTTTTCGCAGTTTGAAGGCTATCGTTCACGATTATCACAGCGATTTTCGAGCAGAGCGCGACGAAGCAACCAATGCTCAGTATGGAGTAAATGATCGTGAAAACTTTGGAGGCGGGACTGGACGGGGCGAAGTCACCAAAGCCAATCGTGGCCATGGTCGAGATGCAGAAGTAAACAGAGTCGAGAACGGACCAGCCTTCTACGTGGTGGTAAAAAAGGGTGCCACCAATCACGAGGATAGTGATGAAGAACAGCAATACTCGAAACTCAGCATCACGATGCAGGCCGCGAACAACCGTTTTGAGTAACCGATAACTATTTACAATCAATGAGATCGATATCATTGGCTGGCCCCCGCCTAGCCTGACAGGCTTCTCCACATGATAGTCATAGATTCCTTGAGTTGCCGGTAGCAGCGGCCGTTAGCTTTCCAGGTGTGATTGATAATCCGCTTTGATCTAAAAACGGCTAAACGGGAGTTCTCTGTTAATGCCTGGCGGCTCCTGAAGGGTTAGGCTACCAATATCAGGACGGCCAAAAAGCCAATAACCGGCTCACTATTGATCTGGGCCGAGTCTGACACCTTTAACCGAGAACAACGAGGGCTGGGCATGTGCTTGGAATTTTGGTTGCGATTGTTCACGGGATAGGCGTTGTAAGCGCCATTCACGCGGTCATGTATACGCGAACGGAGCAGGGCGCAATTGCCTGGGGGCTTTCGTTAGTCAGCTTCCCGTATATTGCAGTCCCGGCTTACTGGTTCCTGGGGCGCAGTCGCTTTGAGGGGTATATCACCAGGCGCAGGTTTTCTGAGCAACGTGGGGAAGACCTCCTTGCTCATACTCGTGAGCGAGTGGAACGGTTTCGGCTGACGCAAAAGGACCTGGCTCCAACTCTTCTCGCTGCTGAGCGTCTTGCGGACCAGCCGATGCTGAAAGGCAACGCGGTTGATCTTCTTATTGACGGAGACGCAACGTTCGACAGCATTCTGAAAGGGATCGAGAGCGCGGAAGAGTATATCTTGTTCCAGTTCTTTATTGTGAAAAATGACCGTATTGGAAGGAGGGTGAAAGAAAGCCTGTTGGTTAAGGCAGCGGCGGGCGTCCGAATTTTTTTTCTTTACGATGAAGTGGGAAGTCATCGCCTGCCAAAATCCTATCTCAATGACTTGAGAGCGGCCGGTATCAGTGTTTCGGCATTTAATACCCGGAAAGGGCCGGGCAATCGTTTCCAACTGAATTTCCGGAATCATCGCAAGGTAGTTGTGGTGGATGGCAAGGTTACTTGGATTGGCGGTCATAATGTAGGCGACGAATACCTCGGCGGAGACCCAAACTTTGGTCATTGGCGCGATACGCATGTTCGCATCGAAGGGCCTTCGGCACTGGGCGCGCAGCTGTCCTTCTTGGAAGATTGGCACTGGGCCACCGACCAGCTTATCGAACTGAACTGGATACCTCACGGATCCCAAACAGAAGACAGCGGCGTGTTAATCCTACCCACCGGTCCGGCTGATGAACTGGAGAGCGCGAGCCTGATGTTTACCCATGCCATCAATGACGCCCAGGAACGGGTATGGATAGCCAGTCCATACTTCGTCCCTGATCAGACTGTGCTCCACGCCCTTCAGTTAGCCGGGTTAAGGGGTGTTGACGTGCGCATTTTGATTCCTGACATGCCCGATCATTACTTGGTCTACCTGGCTGCATTTTCATATCTTGAGAATGCGGGGCGCACCGGTGTGAGGTTCTTCCGCTATACGGACGGCTTCCTGCACCAGAAGGTAATGTTAATCGACAACCGTACGGCTACCATC
This region includes:
- a CDS encoding potassium channel family protein, which encodes MISISLIVNSYRLLKTVVRGLHRDAEFRVLLFFITILVIGGTLFYHHVEGWSVLDSVYFCISTMATIGFGDFAPSSPASKVFTIIYSILSIGCFVALCSKIAVIIVNDSLQTAKRIKGKRTKRSDSGH
- a CDS encoding HdeD family acid-resistance protein, coding for MTLINSINQDIKKAKLIGICLVVAGILCLLAPFAVGLSITWIVGIFLLVGGIAQLIAVFLARSFRDNLMPSILGAIAFIVGCYLTFSPASSLGVLTLILAGYFLVTGAMEAIWAFSARPATGWGWLFFSGVITFILGLMIWMQFPLSGVWAVGTLVGVHLILSGWIFFAIAGSVQQA
- a CDS encoding serine hydrolase; the encoded protein is MQQTTATQERTLLEEFQNGFPSKLENQTRAAGYMGLFAGGDVSAYFNMRASEFMNTAVLPSRQPVMPLGSRPMPEIGSIKAETINDGEMTLDQFLARSDLYAQGYLVVHKGEIVYEQYPRMNPEDAHLWMSCAKPTAGLIVDMLISEGKIDENQPITTYLTEFKNTDWDGITTRDVLDMATGMDLEDTTESRFDPDNVARRVYEAELGFSNVNRGVELLADVLKSTKAKSKPGQAFEYASGLTQVLVLLAEAVEGERWPQMFDRRVWSKVGAESALQFHLTPDGIAAAHGLVSSNLRDFARFGMLYTPSWNKIAVEKVVSDEILARIRSEVRTHDFIMAGFDGPVFADYHGTDNFIANSRQWDLVWPDGDLWKGGLMTQGLYVSPARDLVIVYFSVNNDDHSTHRFARPIATSGLFDH
- a CDS encoding DUF2252 domain-containing protein; the encoded protein is MGKLKRLGVANDMLAISKAKGLALRRVVPLEDHAEVEGIKHRPDPIAILIGQDQMRVQQLVPIRHGRMRVSPFAFYRGAAAIMASDLSRGVSTNICVQLGGDAHLANFGLFNGADRRLVFDVNDFDETAPGPFEWDLKRLATSVTIAAQGLNLPIKKIGSATRAAVRGYRETMGQAILISPLDLHYFRLEVDSLLNEVGHKEQKQAKKTIAKASRKTSLRALDKLTEVVNGQRRIVADPPVIVRIDDSLESIGRERLEEFFDAYLATLAPHRAAVIRRYRFVDMAHKIVGVGSVGTRCFILLLESDQGEPLFMQFKEATQSVLEPYVGDAGFAQAGERVVRGQRLMQSTGDILLGWSSYKRENGSRADFYIRQLWDGKGSANIDSMTSDELKRYASHCGKALALAHARTGDAAMISGYLGDDETADYVLADFADRYADLNVADHADHERAIDTGRLSAKSDC
- the cls gene encoding cardiolipin synthase, whose amino-acid sequence is MLGILVAIVHGIGVVSAIHAVMYTRTEQGAIAWGLSLVSFPYIAVPAYWFLGRSRFEGYITRRRFSEQRGEDLLAHTRERVERFRLTQKDLAPTLLAAERLADQPMLKGNAVDLLIDGDATFDSILKGIESAEEYILFQFFIVKNDRIGRRVKESLLVKAAAGVRIFFLYDEVGSHRLPKSYLNDLRAAGISVSAFNTRKGPGNRFQLNFRNHRKVVVVDGKVTWIGGHNVGDEYLGGDPNFGHWRDTHVRIEGPSALGAQLSFLEDWHWATDQLIELNWIPHGSQTEDSGVLILPTGPADELESASLMFTHAINDAQERVWIASPYFVPDQTVLHALQLAGLRGVDVRILIPDMPDHYLVYLAAFSYLENAGRTGVRFFRYTDGFLHQKVMLIDNRTATIGTANFDNRSFRLNFEITAAITNNPGFIDQVEKMFLSDFTHSRPVPSNELSGRPWWFRFAVQMARLTSPIQ
- a CDS encoding serine hydrolase, with the protein product MQQSAATPERTPLEKFRHGFPMELEKQTRAAGYNELFSGGDVSAYFNMRTSEFMNTAVLPSRQPVMPLGSRPMPEIGSIKAETINDGEMTLDQFLARSDLYAQGYLVVHKGEIVYEQYPRMNPEDAHLWMSCAKPTAGLIVDMLISEGKIDENQPITTYLTEFKNTDWDGITTRDVLDMATGMDLEDTTESRFDPDNVARRVYEAELGFSNVNRGVELLADVLKSTKAKSKPGQAFEYASGLTQVLVLLAEAVEGERWPQMFDRRVWSKVGAESALQFHLTPDGIAAAHGLVSSNLRDFARFGMLYTPSWNKIAVEKVVSDEILARIRSEVRTHDFIMAGFDGPEFAERVGTEDFIANSRQWDLVWEDGDMMKFGLMAQGLYVSPARDLVVVYFNVNNGDLSCHRYVRPIATSGLFDR